Within Sphingobium aromaticiconvertens, the genomic segment GGACTGGTCGCGCAAGCACCCGGCTGGCTCGATACGCTGGCACGCGAACGCGGCACCGTCAGCCTGTCGGCCGACATCGTCCAGCTTTCCGACATGAACGCCCTGCTGGGCGCATCCGACCTTATTGCCCTTGGGAAACGCTATGACGCCTGAAAAGCCCGATCTGAACGCCGATTATGCCGCTGCCGGTTTCGGTGGCAAGCTGGTCTTCGGCCAGCGCCCGGTGCTGCTGATCGTGGACGTGGTGATGGCCTATCTCGATCCCGCTTCGCCGCTCTATGCCGGGGTCGAGGATGCGCTGGCGTCCAACGAACGGTTGGCGGCCGCCGCGCGCGCTGCAGGCGTGCCGATCATCTTCACCAACGTCGTTTATGAGCCAGGCGGCATCGATGGCGGGATGTTCTTTCGCAAGGTGCCTGCGCTGAAGGCGTTCGAGCGAGATTCACCAGCGGGCGCCTTCCCGCCCTCGCTCCAGCCCTTGCCCGGCGAAATGATCCTGTCGAAGCAATATCCATCCGCCTTCTTCGGCACGTCGCTCGCATCGACTCTTCACGCGGCCAGATTTGACACTTTGCTGATCACCGGTTTTTCCACCTCCGGCTGCGTGCGCGCGACGGCCCTCGACGCGCTTTGCCATGGCTTTGCGCCCTTCGTCGTACGCGAAGCGTGCGGCGATCGCGACGCCCGCCCGCACGAGCAAAATCTCTTCGACATCGCCGCCAAGATGGCTGAGGTCGTCAACGAGGATGATGCCATTGCGCTGATGGCGACCGTCGCCAGATGATCGACCGGGATTTCGTGTCGATCGCGGAGGGGCCGGTGCATATGCGGCGCCTGCGCGGACCCGGTCGACCGCTCCTGTTCTTCCACCCCTCACCCAATAGTTCGCGCGGACTCGTGCCCGTGATGGAAGCGCTGCGCGCGGCGGGTTGCGACGCCGACATGATCGCGATCGACACGCTGGGCAATGGCGATTCCCCGCCGCCCGGCCCCGAGGTGCCCGACATCGCCTATTTCGCCGACGCCATGCGGCGAGTAATGGATGCGCTGGGTCTCGACCGAGCCGATCTCTATGGATCGCATACCGGCGCACGGATCGCGTGCGAACTAGCCGCCACTTGCCCGGACCGGGTCGACAGGGTCATCTTTCAGGGGATCAGCGATTTCGATCCGGCGACCCGCGCGAAGCGGCTGGAAGCTTATGCCCCCGCAATGGAAGCCGACGATTATGGGCGGCAGTTCGTCTGGGCCTTCAACTTCGTGCGCGACCAGTCGCTGCACACCCCCTATTTCCTGCGCGATCCCGAACATCGCCTGATGAACCGCGCGGTGCCGGATGCCGCCAACCTCCACGCTGCGGCGCTGGACGTGCTCAAGAATTTGACTTGCTACCACAAGCCTTATCGAGCGGCTTTCGCCTATCCCACGGCGGAGCGGATCAGGCTGGTCATGGCGCCGACTCTGTTCATCCGCCTGCCCGGCCTGCCACCGCATATCGCGGCGGCGGCCCCGGAACTGGGGGCGATGATGGCGGACGCACGGGTCGTGGACACAGCCGACGAAGCCTCGGCCATCACGACCTTTCTCAACCGATAGGCCGTACGCGCAGCGAGGTATCCATCGAGGATAACGCCTCGCAGCCATTTTTAGTGACCAGCATCATGTCCTCGACATGGGATGTGCCCCAGCCGAACTCATGATAGGGCATGTCCAGAGTGAAGACCATATTCTCTTCGAAAATAAGGGGATGGTGTCCCGGCATCTGCGCGCCGACCGACACCGGATGGTCTGTATGCTCCAGCCCGACCGAATGCGGCCCGGCGATGACGAAGCCGGGGAAGCCCTCGTCATGAACGGCCTTAAGGGTGAGATCGACGATCTCCTTGAAGGTCTTCCCCGGCCGGATATTCTCATAGGCGATGTGTAAAGCCCGGCTGACGGCCACGTTGCGGTCGAGCATTTCCTTGGTCGGCTTACCGCAGATGACAGTGCGGCCGACATCGCCGCGATACTGTTTGTAGCTGCCGACAGAATCCAGCTTCATGATCTCGTTCGCCTCGACGCAGCCGGTGGCAAGACCGCGGATATTGGCGATGATCCATTCGGACTTGCCACCCTGATCGAGCATCGACTGCGCGTGGATACGGCTAATATCGTCTAGCGGCATGCCAACATAGATCTGATCGATCACCGCATTTATCGCATTCTCGCTCATTCGCGCGGCGACCCGCAACAGTTCGATCTCCGCCGGGCTCTTCACCATGCGGATTTCCTTGAAAATGTTGAGCGCGTCGCAGCCGGTGAGTTCGGGCAGGCCCACTTCGTTCAGCCAGCCCAGCACGCGCGGATCGTCGAAACCGATGCGGCCATGCGACAGGCCCGCCGCCTCGATCGCGGCCTTGAGCGCGCGGGTGGAGGAAATGGCGGGATTTTCGCTGTGCATCGCGTAGCGGGCAAGCAGTTGCTGGTCGCGCGGCGCCATCCGTGCGCCCTCTCGCGTCGGATAGGGGGTCAGCGCCTGGCCTTTTGCGGACGCTTCGGTCACGACCTGATCGCCGCTGCTTTCTTCGATCGTCTCGGTCGTGAACTCGAAATCGCGCGGCGGCATTGGCTGGCCGGGCTTGATCCGGGTAATGTAGGTGGACACGTTGGGCATCCAGGTGGGCACATGTTCCAGATGATAGACGCCGGTGCCCGGCATGATCAGCGCGGCGGGTTTGCTCTCATCGCGCGGCAGGAAGGCATATAGCGTATAGTTGCGCGACATCAGGAACATCGATCCCCAATAGTCGCTCAGATAATAGATATTTTCCTTGAACGCCGCGACCAGGCCATCAAGACCGTGCCGGTCCATGACGGCGTTGGCGCGTTCCCTGTTGAGCAGCATGATCTGGTCCTTCCTGGCCCGGGGGGCGGTTTACTCCCCCATGGTAGCGTGTCCCGGCACCGTCCGGCCACTCAACTGCGCCGCTATTCGCCAGACGGCTAGATGGGACGGACTTCTTCATCGACACCAGAGCGAGACAGGACCCTGCGGTGAACAAATTCCTCCCAGGGGCGGGCACGATGCATGGTGGTGCGATTGTCCCATATGAGGAAGTCGCCGATCGACCAGTGGTGCGTATAGACATGTTCGGATCGGGTCGCGATGGCCGTCAGTTCGCGCACGAGCGCCCTGCCCTCGTCCACCGGCCAGCCGACGATATGCGAGGCATGGCTGGACAGATACAGATATTTACGGCCCGTCCTCGGGTGGGTCCGCACCAGCGGATGGTCGACCGGCACGTTTTTCGCCCGATCCTCATCGCTATAAGCAAGGCCCAGTTCGCTGCGGGAAAATTCCTGGGAATGGACGACGCGAAGGTCGGCGATCCGGGCCTGTTCGTCCGCGTCCAACGTGTCATAGGCTGCACGCATATCGCACCATTCCGTGTCGCCCCCGGTTGGCGGCAGTTCCCGTGCACTCAGAAATGCCACTTTGGTCGGCACCGGCTTGTAGGTTGTGTCCGAATGCCAGACCTTGTTGGTGAAGCTGAAGATGCGGCGTGGGTCGCCCTCAGGCAGGAACTGGTTATTCTCGTCCAGATTGGCGACGTCCGACAGATCTGCCTGAGCAATGCGGCGGGCGAATATTCCCTCCACTGCGGCATAGCTGCGCTGCACATTGCCCCAAAGGCCCGTAATCTCCAGTTGGCGGTCACCGCTGATCGGTTGATCGGGCAACAGCAAGAAGGCGAACCGGTCGAGCGCTTCTTTCAACTGGCCCACGATGGTATCGGGTAGCGGCTCGTCCAGGTTCAGGCCTGTCACGCGCGCACCGAAGTCGGCCTGTATTCCGCTGGGTGTCAGCGGCGATAGGGAAGGGAGCATGAGACAAATCCTTTGGTTGGATCAGGGCGTCACCCACGCTCATCATCAGCAAGACGCCGATGTAGGAGGCGTGGGCGCTATCCGATTGCGTGCCATCGCCCCGATTGTTGCCGGTCGGCAACCGTTCCGAAATGGCAACTGTCGCCATCCTCACCAGACGATAAAATCTTGCGCGCTCCATGACGCGCGACAGTGTTGCGCCTATCACCGACCTTGCAAGCGACCGGAGATAGAACGATGGACGAAGTAGTGCTGGGGCAGCGCGGTCGCGCGGCGATTGATTTCCATTGTGCGGTGCGTGGCGCCGTCGCGAAGCTGCAAAGGGCGGTCGAGGCAGAGTTGAGCGACGCGGGCATCACCGCCCAGACGATGCCCGAGAAGATGGACGACCGGCACAGGCTTGTGGATGCAACGCTGGCGGAGTCGGCCACTTATGGCGCCCGCGCGCTATTGGGCGAGTGGACAGCCAAAGACCATGGACCGATTTGCCAGGATGCATTCGCCGAAATCCGCGAGGCTGTGGAGCCGATGCTCAAGGCATTGGAGGATGGTCCGGCGAGCCTAGAACTGGACGAAGCACTGAAATTGCCCGCTTATTTCGAGCAGGTGTGGTTCCACCGCACCACCGGCGGCTGGGATGCCAGCCCGCATAATGGCTTCGTTCATGGCGAACTAATCCACAAGCGCATCCTGACCCGGGTGTTCGGCGGCAATATCTTCGGACATCGCCGCACCGCTGCCCAGCGCGCGCCGCGGCGCGACTATCGCCATATCCTGGATATGGGCGCGTCGTCGGGCCATAATATGGTTGCGCTGACCGAGGCCTTCCCGGATGCCGAGGTTAGCGGCGTCGATTTCTCCGCACGAATGCTGGAGCAGGCGCGGCGGGTCGCAAACGCGCGGGGCTGGGCATGGAAACTCTATCAGCGGCCGTGCGAGGATACCGGCTTTGCCGACGAGAGTTTCGATCTGGTCAGCAGTTATAACCTGATCCACGAAATTCCGCCGCGCATCATACGCGCGGTCTTTGCCGAGGCATTCCGACTGCTGGAGCCAAGCGGAACCATCATCATGTCCGACGTACCGCGCTATGCCGAGATCGACCGGATGGCGTCTTGGCGGTTCGACTGGATGGCGCGCTGGGGCGGCGAACCCTATTGGCGCGCAGCGTCGAGTACCGACTTGGTGCAGGTGGCGACAGACGCCGGGTTCACCGATGTCGACGGAAGCGTACTACCCGGCGGCCAGCCCTATATACTGGTCGCGCGCAAACCGGAGGCAGCGTGGTGACGGCTAAACGCGCGTCCGACCCCGAACCGCGCCAGATGCTGCGTGACCGCCAGATCGACCATCTGGGCGAGGCGATGCTGACGCTGACGCGCGAGTTGTGGGTGCTGACGGATCGGGTACGGATATTGGAAGCCGTGCTTGAGGACCAGGGACTGGACGTGGGGGGGGCGATTGCGACCTATGTGCCGTCGGCGGAGATGGAAACGGAACTGGCGATCGCGCGCGCGAGACTGGTTGACGGCGTGGTCAAGGCGTTGACGGGGCCGGTCGAGGGATAGGACAAGGAGAGGTGCCCCCTCACCGCTGCAAAAAATCCTCAATCAATTCGGAGATCTTCTTCGTTTCCAGATCGAACATGCCGTGCGAGAGACCCGGCATCTCTATATAGCGCGCCCCTCTTACGCGCGGCGCGTTCGCCCGCGTCAGATCCCACAAGTCATCCTGCGGATTGAGGATCAGCGTGTCGTGGGCCAGTACATCAAGCGCGGATTGCAGATCGTGGCGGTAGACCGCGTCATAGCCCCAGGGCGCTCTGGACCCACAGCGCAGATTTTCGGTCAGCGATTCGTGCAGCCAACTGGTATCGACCCGCGCGTCCGACAGCGACCGCATGAGCGCCCACATGCGTTGCAGGTGCGATCCATCCTCAACCGGCATGGGCCAATGCGCCAGTGCAGCACGTTTTTCGGTGCGAACGGCAGGCTCATAGGCTGCGACCGAAACCAAAATGAGGCGGCGCACCTGCCGGGGCCTCAGATTGGCCATCGCCACGGCAATCGACGAGCCGGTATGATAGCCCAATATATCGACCATATTGTCGGCGATCAGGCCATTGGCGGCGATCCGATCGACCACGCCGAACATCGCGTCGGCATGGTCCTCGATCGATGGTGGCGCGGGCGGCGGATCGCTGGCGCCATAGCCCGGTGTATCGGGCGCAAACGCTGTCCGTCCCGGTGCCAGATCCTTCATCAGCCGCTCATAGATCCAGCCTGACTTGGGCGTGGGATGCAGCATCAATAGGGGCGGTGCAGTGGGTTTTCCCGCCAGCCGCACATGGACCTGGCCCCAGCGACCGTCGATATAGGTTTTGGCAATCATCGTAGGTAGTTCAGCCGGAAGCGCCCGGACGTATGCGAAGCGAGGTGTCGCAATTGGTCAGTGGCTCCACACCATTGGCGGTGACCAATATCTGGTCCTCGACATGCAGATTGCCCCAGCCGATCTCATAATAGGGCATGTCGAGCGAGAAGATCATATTCTCCTCGAACACAAAGGGGCCGTTGCCACCGGGAAGGGTCGGCCCGATCGGAATCTTGTGGTCCGAATGTTCAAGGCCAATCGAGTGGGGCGTGGCGAAGAAGAAGCCGGGAAAACCGGCCGCCTGCACCGCATCGATGACCGCGCTGGTCGCTTCCTGTCCGGTGACGCCGGGCTTGACCACTTCGAGTACGGTTTTGCAGCCGACTTCCAGCGCCTTCATGCGCCGGACCAGTTCTGGCTTGGGTTCACCGCACACCGCTACGCGGCCGAGGTCGCCCAGATAATTCTTATACTCGCACAACCCATCAAAGGTAATGCTCTCCCCCTCCAACACGGTGCCCATGGCATGATGGGTGCCGTTCTGGCCGGTGTTGAGGTAGATCGCCTTGCCGCCGCGCTTGGCGACTTCGACATTGTAGAGGGTGTCGAGGTCGTCGCGCGGCATCCCGACCTCGATCGAATCCAGTACGACTTCGAGTGCCTCCTGGTTCATCGACGCGACCTTGCGCATCAAGGCGATCTCGGCAGGCGACTTGACCATGCGGATGTCACGGAAGGTTGTGGTGGCGTCCGTCACCTGCACGTCTGGCAGACCGATCTCCTGCAACCATGGGCCAACGCGCGGATCGTCGGATCCCAGCTTGCCAGCGGGCAGCCCCGCCTCCACAATCGCCTTCTTGAGCGCGTAAATGGCATTGACCGAAGCATTGCCCCGATGGCTCTCTTGAAACAGCAGATATTGCTCATCGCGCGGCGAGAGCGTGTCGTGGTTGATCGGCCATTTCATGCCATATTCGACATGCTCGGGATCTTCGACGTCGGGATCGAAATCGCGACGGTCGAGATAGATGGGGTGCACATAGCTCTGGATACTGGGCATCCAGGTTAATTCGGGCTTGTGGAAGAAGCGCACATGCTCGACGCCGGTGACGATCAGCGCGGGCGGCGCGGTTTCGTCGCGCGGCAGGAACGCATAATTGTAGAAGGTACGGCGCATCCGCATCAGCGCGCCCCAGTAGTCGGACAGGTAATAAACATTGATCGGCGCGGTGGCGATCAGCCCGTCCAGCCCTTCCCGATCCATGATTTCATGGGCGCGGGTCTTGTTCAGCAGCATGACGGACTCCCGATGATCGAAGGAAAAAAGAAACCCCGGCGATCCTGGTCTGGATCGCCGGGGCATCGGGAAGGATCAGAAGCGGACCGCGCCCCTGACGCCGATCGTGGCGCGTTCGGGTGCCGCTAGGACGATGGTGTTAAGGCCTTGAGCCACGCTGCCGTTTGGATTGGTGTTTCGCAGGACGTTCGACGGCGTCTTGTCGTCGAAGATATTGCGGCCGAAAAGTTCCAGCGTATATTTCCCCGTACTGGCGCCGATGCGGATGTTCACACGGCTGGCCGAGTTGATCCATGCCACATTGGCGGCCGTGGCATATTGTTTGCCGGTATAGATGTAATCGATACGGACAATGCCGGTCCAGTCGTCGTTGATTCTGGGCTGGTAGTTGATCGCCGCCGTACCGCTATATTCGGGGTAGCGTTCCATGGTGTTGCCAACCGGATTGATGATGCCGTCGATAGCGACGCATTCCGAACAGGCGACGTTGCGGATGTCGGTGGCCGCCCAGTTGAACGTCCCCTCCAGTGTCAGGTCATTGGTCGCCTGAAACGCCCCTTCCAGTTCCACGCCCCAGAGATTGGTCGATCCGTCGGGGAAGGTCAGCGTCGCCGTAGAGGTGGTGGTGCCCGTCAGATAGGCGATATTCTGGTTAATCTGGCGGTTACGCCATTCGCCATAATAGACCGCGCTCAGCACCCGCAGGCGACGACCGAAAAATTCGCCCTTCAGGCCTGCTTCGTACATCGTCAGCTTTTCTTCGTCGACCGCAGTCGGGATTTCGCGCCCGGCGTTGGTGGTCAACTGGGCCTGGATGGCGGGGGAGAACAAAGCATAGTTGGTGTTGAAGGTGCCAGGACGCGTGCCGCGCGACCAGGATGCGTAGGTCGATACTGTCGGCGTGATCTCATAGTTGAGGATGACACGCGGGGTGAAAGACTTGAACGTCTTCGCCAGATTGGCGGACTCGGCGCCCGTCACGGCTGAATAGCCGATATGGTTGACCCGATCCCACTGGTAACGGGCCTCGCCACTCAACTTCAGGCCATCCAGCAGTTCATAGCTGGCCGAACCGAACACTCCGAAGGTGCGGGCGCGATAGTCGGTCGGCGCCCCCAGATTGGTCGGCGTGGCGCCCCGCGACGCGCGGGTGAAAAAGTCGATGCTTTCCCAATAATAATTGCCGCCGACCATATAGGTGAACTTGCCGTTGTCGGGCGAGGCCAGCCGCAACTCAGCCGAATTATTTTCGATATCATAAGGCAGATAAACGGTTGAATAATAGCCGGTGCCATCGGGCGGACGATTATAGGTATCTGTCAGCGCAGCCCACCGGTTGCGGTTGTGCGAGAAGGCGGCGGACAGGGTGTGATCGCCCACTTCCTGGTCGATCATCAGCCGTGTCTGATAGGCTTTTCGTTCAATGCCCAGATGATCGATGAAGTCGGCCGGGACCGTCGCCCCGACTGCCGGATTGGTGACGCCGCCAAAGTTCAGGCTGCCCCCCCGATCAATATTCTGCGCCATCTTGGACGGCACGA encodes:
- a CDS encoding isochorismatase family protein, giving the protein MTPEKPDLNADYAAAGFGGKLVFGQRPVLLIVDVVMAYLDPASPLYAGVEDALASNERLAAAARAAGVPIIFTNVVYEPGGIDGGMFFRKVPALKAFERDSPAGAFPPSLQPLPGEMILSKQYPSAFFGTSLASTLHAARFDTLLITGFSTSGCVRATALDALCHGFAPFVVREACGDRDARPHEQNLFDIAAKMAEVVNEDDAIALMATVAR
- a CDS encoding alpha/beta hydrolase; translated protein: MIDRDFVSIAEGPVHMRRLRGPGRPLLFFHPSPNSSRGLVPVMEALRAAGCDADMIAIDTLGNGDSPPPGPEVPDIAYFADAMRRVMDALGLDRADLYGSHTGARIACELAATCPDRVDRVIFQGISDFDPATRAKRLEAYAPAMEADDYGRQFVWAFNFVRDQSLHTPYFLRDPEHRLMNRAVPDAANLHAAALDVLKNLTCYHKPYRAAFAYPTAERIRLVMAPTLFIRLPGLPPHIAAAAPELGAMMADARVVDTADEASAITTFLNR
- a CDS encoding M24 family metallopeptidase; protein product: MLLNRERANAVMDRHGLDGLVAAFKENIYYLSDYWGSMFLMSRNYTLYAFLPRDESKPAALIMPGTGVYHLEHVPTWMPNVSTYITRIKPGQPMPPRDFEFTTETIEESSGDQVVTEASAKGQALTPYPTREGARMAPRDQQLLARYAMHSENPAISSTRALKAAIEAAGLSHGRIGFDDPRVLGWLNEVGLPELTGCDALNIFKEIRMVKSPAEIELLRVAARMSENAINAVIDQIYVGMPLDDISRIHAQSMLDQGGKSEWIIANIRGLATGCVEANEIMKLDSVGSYKQYRGDVGRTVICGKPTKEMLDRNVAVSRALHIAYENIRPGKTFKEIVDLTLKAVHDEGFPGFVIAGPHSVGLEHTDHPVSVGAQMPGHHPLIFEENMVFTLDMPYHEFGWGTSHVEDMMLVTKNGCEALSSMDTSLRVRPIG
- a CDS encoding TauD/TfdA family dioxygenase, translated to MLPSLSPLTPSGIQADFGARVTGLNLDEPLPDTIVGQLKEALDRFAFLLLPDQPISGDRQLEITGLWGNVQRSYAAVEGIFARRIAQADLSDVANLDENNQFLPEGDPRRIFSFTNKVWHSDTTYKPVPTKVAFLSARELPPTGGDTEWCDMRAAYDTLDADEQARIADLRVVHSQEFSRSELGLAYSDEDRAKNVPVDHPLVRTHPRTGRKYLYLSSHASHIVGWPVDEGRALVRELTAIATRSEHVYTHHWSIGDFLIWDNRTTMHRARPWEEFVHRRVLSRSGVDEEVRPI
- a CDS encoding class I SAM-dependent methyltransferase, with the protein product MDEVVLGQRGRAAIDFHCAVRGAVAKLQRAVEAELSDAGITAQTMPEKMDDRHRLVDATLAESATYGARALLGEWTAKDHGPICQDAFAEIREAVEPMLKALEDGPASLELDEALKLPAYFEQVWFHRTTGGWDASPHNGFVHGELIHKRILTRVFGGNIFGHRRTAAQRAPRRDYRHILDMGASSGHNMVALTEAFPDAEVSGVDFSARMLEQARRVANARGWAWKLYQRPCEDTGFADESFDLVSSYNLIHEIPPRIIRAVFAEAFRLLEPSGTIIMSDVPRYAEIDRMASWRFDWMARWGGEPYWRAASSTDLVQVATDAGFTDVDGSVLPGGQPYILVARKPEAAW
- a CDS encoding alpha/beta hydrolase is translated as MIAKTYIDGRWGQVHVRLAGKPTAPPLLMLHPTPKSGWIYERLMKDLAPGRTAFAPDTPGYGASDPPPAPPSIEDHADAMFGVVDRIAANGLIADNMVDILGYHTGSSIAVAMANLRPRQVRRLILVSVAAYEPAVRTEKRAALAHWPMPVEDGSHLQRMWALMRSLSDARVDTSWLHESLTENLRCGSRAPWGYDAVYRHDLQSALDVLAHDTLILNPQDDLWDLTRANAPRVRGARYIEMPGLSHGMFDLETKKISELIEDFLQR
- a CDS encoding M24 family metallopeptidase, giving the protein MLLNKTRAHEIMDREGLDGLIATAPINVYYLSDYWGALMRMRRTFYNYAFLPRDETAPPALIVTGVEHVRFFHKPELTWMPSIQSYVHPIYLDRRDFDPDVEDPEHVEYGMKWPINHDTLSPRDEQYLLFQESHRGNASVNAIYALKKAIVEAGLPAGKLGSDDPRVGPWLQEIGLPDVQVTDATTTFRDIRMVKSPAEIALMRKVASMNQEALEVVLDSIEVGMPRDDLDTLYNVEVAKRGGKAIYLNTGQNGTHHAMGTVLEGESITFDGLCEYKNYLGDLGRVAVCGEPKPELVRRMKALEVGCKTVLEVVKPGVTGQEATSAVIDAVQAAGFPGFFFATPHSIGLEHSDHKIPIGPTLPGGNGPFVFEENMIFSLDMPYYEIGWGNLHVEDQILVTANGVEPLTNCDTSLRIRPGASG
- a CDS encoding TonB-dependent receptor, whose amino-acid sequence is MFTTPKVPSSLSRKALLCVTTAGTALALSSIPALAQDSAGDSASTGGMAEIVVTARKRGENLIDVPVSITALSGDALNQRGVTGLNELNDFVPGLRYQNSSANRNDRGFQTISMRGMYPGDSPNRQAVTIFVDGVAVPGGATSGMGDIERVEVVKGPQSAYFGRSTFAGAINFITRAPSLEEVKGSVDISYSSYNSIDAKASVEGPIVQDKLAVRLAGRYYHTDGQYENVGYSGRLGERDTQSIDFSFIAKPTETTTVRGYATYWEDSDGPSAQALLTEADYNCNAGGNGRVPAGSTTGFNYICGNVGNIVPSKMAQNIDRGGSLNFGGVTNPAVGATVPADFIDHLGIERKAYQTRLMIDQEVGDHTLSAAFSHNRNRWAALTDTYNRPPDGTGYYSTVYLPYDIENNSAELRLASPDNGKFTYMVGGNYYWESIDFFTRASRGATPTNLGAPTDYRARTFGVFGSASYELLDGLKLSGEARYQWDRVNHIGYSAVTGAESANLAKTFKSFTPRVILNYEITPTVSTYASWSRGTRPGTFNTNYALFSPAIQAQLTTNAGREIPTAVDEEKLTMYEAGLKGEFFGRRLRVLSAVYYGEWRNRQINQNIAYLTGTTTSTATLTFPDGSTNLWGVELEGAFQATNDLTLEGTFNWAATDIRNVACSECVAIDGIINPVGNTMERYPEYSGTAAINYQPRINDDWTGIVRIDYIYTGKQYATAANVAWINSASRVNIRIGASTGKYTLELFGRNIFDDKTPSNVLRNTNPNGSVAQGLNTIVLAAPERATIGVRGAVRF